In Sander lucioperca isolate FBNREF2018 chromosome 21, SLUC_FBN_1.2, whole genome shotgun sequence, the following proteins share a genomic window:
- the LOC118494180 gene encoding telomerase RNA component interacting RNase-like isoform X1, translating to MDSKRSHGKPQTTRRGGGGSSSSGSSGDSSCGSPASPSSRPASAASSAPLPGGNAFANDGSFMEMFKKKMEEEKRKKETQQTGGEERRATTEQGQTSVEKKPPPVTSFVRGLAVVGKRRGGVFLKTGMVAKKQKDDSEAEPGKSDAWSKYMAEVKKYKAHQCGDDDKTRPLVK from the exons ATGGATTCAAAGCGCTCACATGGGAAACCTCAGACTACCAGGCGCGGCggaggcggcagcagcagcagcggcagcagcggCGACTCCAGCTGCGGCAGCCCCGCGTCCCCCTCCAGCAGACCCGCCTCGGCGGCGAGCAGTGCCCCGCTGCCCGGGGGAAACGCGTTCGCTAACGACGGCAGCTTCATGGAGATGTTCaagaagaagatggaggaggagaagaggaaaaaggagACCCAGCAAACaggtggagaggagagaagagccACCACCGAGCAAGGACAGACATCAGTGGAAAAGAAGCCCCCTCCCGTGACCAGCTTTGTAAGGGGTTTGGCAGTT GTGGGGAAGCGCAGAGGTGGTGTGTTCCTAAAGACCGGCATGGTTGCGAAGAAGCAGAAAGACGACTCAGAA GCGGAGCCAGGCAAGAGCGATGCTTGGTCAAAGTACATGGCTGAGGTAAAAAAGTACAAAGCCCACCAGTGTGGTGACGACGATAAGACCCGGCCTCTGGTCAAGTAG
- the LOC118494180 gene encoding telomerase RNA component interacting RNase-like isoform X2 — MDSKRSHGKPQTTRRGGGGSSSSGSSGDSSCGSPASPSSRPASAASSAPLPGGNAFANDGSFMEMFKKKMEEEKRKKETQQTGGEERRATTEQGQTSVEKKPPPVTSFVGKRRGGVFLKTGMVAKKQKDDSEAEPGKSDAWSKYMAEVKKYKAHQCGDDDKTRPLVK; from the exons ATGGATTCAAAGCGCTCACATGGGAAACCTCAGACTACCAGGCGCGGCggaggcggcagcagcagcagcggcagcagcggCGACTCCAGCTGCGGCAGCCCCGCGTCCCCCTCCAGCAGACCCGCCTCGGCGGCGAGCAGTGCCCCGCTGCCCGGGGGAAACGCGTTCGCTAACGACGGCAGCTTCATGGAGATGTTCaagaagaagatggaggaggagaagaggaaaaaggagACCCAGCAAACaggtggagaggagagaagagccACCACCGAGCAAGGACAGACATCAGTGGAAAAGAAGCCCCCTCCCGTGACCAGCTTT GTGGGGAAGCGCAGAGGTGGTGTGTTCCTAAAGACCGGCATGGTTGCGAAGAAGCAGAAAGACGACTCAGAA GCGGAGCCAGGCAAGAGCGATGCTTGGTCAAAGTACATGGCTGAGGTAAAAAAGTACAAAGCCCACCAGTGTGGTGACGACGATAAGACCCGGCCTCTGGTCAAGTAG